GTCACCCCGTTCGGTCGCCGCCGCACCGCGCCTGTGGCTTTCGAGCGCGAACTGATCAAGCTGATCCTTCGAGAAGCCGTGTTTGCGCGCGATCAGCTCGGCGCCGATGAACTGGCTGAACTGGATGCCGGGATAGCGTTCCTCCTGACGCGGCGATTTGGGCGTCCCCATCCCCTTTTCGGCATAGAAGGCGACGGTCGAGCCCATCGGAACGCGCGTCATCGATTCGACGCCCGCGGCGATCACCACGTCCTGCGTGCCGCTCATCACCGCCTGCGCGGCGAACTGCATCGCCTGTTGCGAGGAGCCGCACTGGCGGTCGATGGTGACGGCGGGGACGCTTGCGGGAAGCTTCGAGGAGAGCACGGCATTGCGCCCGACATGCAGCGCCTGTTCGCCGCCCTGGCTGACGCAGCCCATGATGACGTCGTCGACTGCGGCGGGATCAATGCCGGTGCGATCGACCAGCGCATCGAGCACCGCGCCGCCCATATCGGTGGGGTGCCATCCAGCAAGCTTTCCGCCGCGCTTGCCCCCCGCGGTGCGGACGGCGTCGACGATATAGGCGGTGGGTGCGGCCATTTTTCCATGCTCCGAAATGCCAAGAACAGGGGCCGCGTTACCAGCGCCTCCCGGCATTTTCAATCGCACGATTAAATTTAATCGTTCACATAACTAACCTTCCCTTCGCGAAGGCGCCTCGCTATGGGATAGACATCAGAAAAATCGCGGAGAGACAGCAATGGTCGATTTCACGCGCGACTTCACGATGACGATCGACGGCGAGGCAGTGGTCGGCGACGCCACGATCGACGTGATCAATCCGGCAACCGAGGAACCGGTCGCCAGGGCGCCCGATTGCAGCCGCGATCAGCTCGACGCCGCAGTCGCCGCCGCCCGCGCGGCCTTTACCGGCTGGCGGGCGACTCCGATCGAACAGCGCCGCGCCGCGGTGGCGAAGATCGGGGAGGTCATCGGCGCGCACATGCAGGAATTCTCCCGCCTGTTCACGCTCGAACAGGGCCGCCCGCTGGCGATGGTCGGCCCCGAAGTCGGTGGCGCTGCCTTCTGGGCGCAGCAGGTGTCGCAGCAGGAACTACCCGTCACCGTGAACGAGGAAACGCCCAATCGCCGTTCCGAAACGCGCCACGTCCCGATCGGCGTGGTCGGCGCGATCGTGCCGTGGAATTTCCCGTTGATGATCGGCATCTGGAAGATCGCGGGCGCGCTGCTCACCGGCAACGCGCTGGTGATCAAGCCCTCGCCCTACACCCCGCTGACCATGCTCAAGCTCGGTGAGGCGATGCGCGAGCATCTGCCGCCCGGCGTGTTCAACGTAGTGAGCGGCGGCGACGCGGTCGGCCCGTGGATAACCGCGCACCCCGGCATCGACAAAATCAGCTTCACCGGCTCGACCGCGACCGGGAAGCGCGTGATGGAAAACGCCTCGGCGAGCCTGAAGCGCATCACGCTCGAACTCGGCGGCAACGACGCCGCGATCGTGCTGCCCGATGTCGATGTCGCCGCGATCGCCGAGCCGCTCTTCTGGGCCGCGTTCGGCAATTCGGGGCAGGTCTGCACCGCCGCCAAGCGCATCTATGTCCATGAGGACATCTATGGCGAAGTCGCCACGGCGCTGACCGCTTTAGCCCGGAATATCCCGATGGGCGACGGCCTCGCCGAGGGCAATCTGCTCGGCCCGGTGCAGAACCGCGCGCAGTTCGAGCGGGTGAAGGCGCTGATCGCCCAAGCCAAGGCCAACGGCGAAACCTTCCTCACCGGCGGTGAGCCCTCCGAAGGTAAGGGCTATTTCATCCCCGCCACCATCGTCGACAATCCGCCCGAGGACAGCGCCACGGTGCAGGAGGAGGCCTTCGGCCCCTTGGTTCCGCTGCTCAAGTACAGCGACGTCGACGACGCGATCGCCCGCGCCAATGCCTCCGACTATGGCCTGGCCGGATCGGTCTGGTCGAACGACATGGAGGCCGCGCTCGCCGTCGCCGAGCGGCTTGAGACCGGCACCGTCTGGATCAACGAAACCCTCTACGTCATGCCCTGGACGCCGTTCGCCGGGCACAAGCAGTCGGGCATCGGCGTCGAACACGGTATCGAAGGCTTGCTCGAATTCACCGTTCCGCAGACGATCACCGCGCGCAAGCCGCTGGTCGCCGCGCCGCGCGAACCCGCCACCGAAGGCGCCGAGGCATGAGCGCCACCAGCAAGGCCCCAGCCATGACCTATGAACAGATACGCTATGAAGTCAGCGACCATATCGCGACGCTGACGCTCCACCGGCCGGACAAGCTCAACGCTTATACCGTTCGGATGATGGAGGAGATGATCGACGCGTTCGACCGCGCCGACGCAGACGATGATGTCGGCGCGATCATCGTCACCGGCGACGGCCGCGCCTTCTGCGCCGGAGCGGACCTGGAGATGGGCGCCAAGGCATTCGATGCGGCGGGCCAGCCCGGTTCTCCCATCGCCGCCGACGGGACGATTGATTACAGCGCCGACAGCGCCCGCGACTATGGCGGACGGCTGACATTGCGCATCTTCGAAAGCCTCAAGCCGGTAATCGGCGCGATCAACGGCCCGGCGATCGGCATCGGCGTCACCATGCTGCTGCCGATGGACATCCGCGTCGCCAGTGAAAACGCCAAGTTCGGCTTCGCCTTCGCCCGGCGCGGGATCGTGCCCGAAGGCGCATCGATGTGGTTCCTGCCGCGCATCGTGGGCATATCGCAGGCGCTTGACTGGTGCATGAGCGGGCGGACTTTCGGCGCGGCCGAGGCGCATGGCGGCGGGCTGGTCTGCGACGTCACCGCACCGGGCGATCTGATCGCCACCGCGCGCGCCATCGCCGCCTCCTATGCCGAAAGCTCGGCACCGGTATCGGTCGCACTCACCCGCCAGATGCTGTGGCGCGGGCTCGGCATGGCGCATCCGATGGAGGCGCATCGTATCGACAGCAGGGGCGTTCTTGCCCGTGGGCACAGCGCCGATGCGATGGAGGGCGTCACGGCGTTTCTGGAGAAGCGCGAGGCGAATTTTCCCGATCGCGTATCAATCGACATGCCCGATTATTTCCCCTGGTGGGACGAACCCGAATATCGCTGACAGGAGCGCCATTGTGAACGATCCGACTCGCGCCGAGGAAATCGCAGCGCGCGTAACCGCCTTTGTCCGCGAAACCGTCGCGCCATTTGAGCGCGACCCGCGTTGTGGCGCGCATGGCCCATCCGAAGCGCTGGTTTCCGAGCTGCGCGACCTGGCGCGCCGGGCCGGGCTGATGACCCCGCACATTCGCGAGGACGGCAGCCACCTGGCGCACCGCGATACTGCCACCGTGCTGCGCGCCGCCGGTCTGTCACCGCTCGGCCCGGTGGCGCTCAACGTCGCCGCGCCCGACGAAGGCAACATGTTCCTGCTCGGCAAGGTGGCGAACGAGGCGCAGAAGGCGCGCTTCCTTGCCCCCATGCTCAGCGGAGATGCGCGCTCGGCCTTCTTCATGACCGAGCCCGCCGAGGACGGCGGCGCCGGCTCCGACCCGTCGATGCTGCAGACGACCGCGCGGCCCGATGGCAACCACTGGGTGATCGAAGGACGCAAGGCGTTCATCACCGGCGCCGATGGCGCAAAGGTCGGCATCGTCATGGCCAGGACCGAGCAAGGCGCGACACTGTTCCTCGCCGACCTTCCCCATCCGGCGATCCGCATCGAGCGCGTGCTCGACACGATCGACAGCTCGATGCCCGGCGGGCACAGCATCGTCACGATCGACAAGCTGCGCGTCCCCGCCGACCAGATCCTCGGCGAAGTCGGCAAGGGGTTCGATTATGCGCAGGTGCGGCTCGCCCCTGCCCGCCTCACCCATTGCATGCGCTGGCACGGCGCGGCCACGCGCGCGCACGAAATCGCCTGCGCCTATGCGGTGAAGCGCCATGCGTTCGGCAAGATGCTGGTCGATCACGAAGGCGTCGGCTTCATGCTCGCCGAAAACCGCATAGCGCTGAAACAGGCCGAACTGATGATCGACTGGTGCGCCGATGTGCTCGACAGCGGCGCCAAGGGTACCACCGAAAGCTCGATGACCAAGGTTGCGGTCGCCGACCTCCTGTTCGCCGTCGCCGATCGCTGCGTTCAGGTGATGGGCGGCACCGGCGTCTCAGGCGACACGATCGTCGAGCAGGTGTTCCGCGAAATCCGCGCCTTCCGCATCTATGACGGCCCGACCGAGGTGCACAAATGGAGCCTCGCCAAGAAGATCAAGCGCGAGACGCTCGCGGCGCTGGAGCAGGCATGAGCGACGCGGCCGACAGCTTCTCCGGCACCCGCGAGGTGCGCGAGGCGCATCGTTTCGACGAGGCGCGGCTGGCCGAATGGATGGCGGCAAACGTGGAAGGCTATGCCGGGCCGCTCACCGTCACCCAGTTCAAGGGCGGCCAATCCAATCCCACCTATCGGCTCGACACGCCCGGCCGTGCCTATGTGCTGCGCCGCAAGCCGCCGGGGCAGCTCTTGAAAGGCGCGCACGCGGTCGAGCGCGAGGCACGGGTGATGGCGGCGCTCGGCGCGCAGGGCTTTCCGGTGCCGCATATCTTCGGCCTGTGCACCGACGAAGCCGTGATCGGCACCTGGTTCTTCGTGATGGAGCTGGTCGAAGGCCGCATCTTCTGGGATTCGACCTTCCCGGACGTCCCGCGCGAGGAGCGCGCCGCCTATTTCGACGCGATGAACGCCGCGCTGGCGCAGCTTCACGGCTTCGATCCCGACGCGGCGAATCTCGGCGACTATGGGCGCAAAGGCCAGTATCTCGAGCG
This genomic interval from Sphingosinithalassobacter tenebrarum contains the following:
- a CDS encoding aldehyde dehydrogenase family protein, whose amino-acid sequence is MVDFTRDFTMTIDGEAVVGDATIDVINPATEEPVARAPDCSRDQLDAAVAAARAAFTGWRATPIEQRRAAVAKIGEVIGAHMQEFSRLFTLEQGRPLAMVGPEVGGAAFWAQQVSQQELPVTVNEETPNRRSETRHVPIGVVGAIVPWNFPLMIGIWKIAGALLTGNALVIKPSPYTPLTMLKLGEAMREHLPPGVFNVVSGGDAVGPWITAHPGIDKISFTGSTATGKRVMENASASLKRITLELGGNDAAIVLPDVDVAAIAEPLFWAAFGNSGQVCTAAKRIYVHEDIYGEVATALTALARNIPMGDGLAEGNLLGPVQNRAQFERVKALIAQAKANGETFLTGGEPSEGKGYFIPATIVDNPPEDSATVQEEAFGPLVPLLKYSDVDDAIARANASDYGLAGSVWSNDMEAALAVAERLETGTVWINETLYVMPWTPFAGHKQSGIGVEHGIEGLLEFTVPQTITARKPLVAAPREPATEGAEA
- a CDS encoding crotonase/enoyl-CoA hydratase family protein; the encoded protein is MTYEQIRYEVSDHIATLTLHRPDKLNAYTVRMMEEMIDAFDRADADDDVGAIIVTGDGRAFCAGADLEMGAKAFDAAGQPGSPIAADGTIDYSADSARDYGGRLTLRIFESLKPVIGAINGPAIGIGVTMLLPMDIRVASENAKFGFAFARRGIVPEGASMWFLPRIVGISQALDWCMSGRTFGAAEAHGGGLVCDVTAPGDLIATARAIAASYAESSAPVSVALTRQMLWRGLGMAHPMEAHRIDSRGVLARGHSADAMEGVTAFLEKREANFPDRVSIDMPDYFPWWDEPEYR
- a CDS encoding acyl-CoA dehydrogenase family protein — protein: MNDPTRAEEIAARVTAFVRETVAPFERDPRCGAHGPSEALVSELRDLARRAGLMTPHIREDGSHLAHRDTATVLRAAGLSPLGPVALNVAAPDEGNMFLLGKVANEAQKARFLAPMLSGDARSAFFMTEPAEDGGAGSDPSMLQTTARPDGNHWVIEGRKAFITGADGAKVGIVMARTEQGATLFLADLPHPAIRIERVLDTIDSSMPGGHSIVTIDKLRVPADQILGEVGKGFDYAQVRLAPARLTHCMRWHGAATRAHEIACAYAVKRHAFGKMLVDHEGVGFMLAENRIALKQAELMIDWCADVLDSGAKGTTESSMTKVAVADLLFAVADRCVQVMGGTGVSGDTIVEQVFREIRAFRIYDGPTEVHKWSLAKKIKRETLAALEQA